The following proteins are encoded in a genomic region of Bacillus sp. FJAT-22090:
- a CDS encoding multicopper oxidase domain-containing protein: MNRRYHVIAIPIRIVLNSFGDHNPNGMMYVLKENEQKVKELVKKNPFSTVDLVQPLVIRANEGETVEILLENKLPFNIGMHFQQAEYEVDRADGANVGLNKDSTVAPLDSILYRINAVKEGTYYFSDLGNPSSGQNGSNSNGLFGALFVEKRFSWWTDPETGKPMNSGVYADVHHPLLPSFREYAWIFHDEMEVDDLTGNRPINHLTNQEEESFHGANYRYEPINRRQQLIAEGVVGPNTEGEEVHHDSWVFGDPSTPILRGYVGDPAKIRVMHGGTQETHVFHYHVHQWLSDPQDLNSEIIDSQSISPQSHYTIEPLYGLGCLQGSFGDAIVHCHLYPHFAAGMWGLNRVFNTLQDGSQCYPNGVPIKSLKPLPDRKAPPKPTKIKPGFPNFIPGKVGFKAPRPPLSIKGGRGLTELERHAAINNPRPGAVFTDPCPEGTPEKEFNISVIELPIIYNKQGWHDPKGRIFVLDEDLEDVCSGKKEPEPLVIHASAHTCFHINFTNKLPHILDGDAFQLVTRTYETGFHIHFVKFDVLVNDGGNVGWNYDSSVLPGETIQYSYYADVELKAWFFHDHLFPNAHQQHGVFGSGVVHPRFSKFLDSNSGENVDHGTQITTVNPLIPDYRDFALFVQDFTMLFDKNGKPLQPPKFPGSDDDPGLFGVNYKNEPLQFRLGPDCEPAYSFSSYVNGDPITPIFKAYEGDSIRIRVLQGAQEESHSFNVHGLTWLKERGSLNSKLEDQQHIGISESFTMETFIPRAGDYLWAFETEEDLWNGLWGLIRAYDEKVPDLIPLSDRPEPLKRSKPLPECEGKKPPQAENPVLHMDVNGPIRYFDIVAFQLPITYNDFGDHDPHGIIFSLKEDMDDILKGTKKPEPLIIRANVGDTVEVTLTSMLKLDLFPFKDGIYPYPEVKEQAFYPPSLRISLHPQLIQYDVKTSAGETVGFNGDQTVGPGEKRVYRWWVDSQVGACGMWDMADIRNHKSQGAFGAFIAEPRGTKYLDPYTLKPVKSGANVVLRNPFLPDIREFVLIMHDGVRLLDKNDQVILDPIDGILLPPTDAEEEVVDTYDQGSRGFNYRSERLINRYKKHPGLQEVFSSQLFGDPATPLFECYAGEPVTIRLVTPAERRRSHTFHLHGHRFRFDVMDIDSRTESFVGFNVAGAKRNLELLGGAGAYGNFPGDYMYRSGNIQWDIEQGMWGIMRVHDEEKEHLPPLDQ, translated from the coding sequence ATGAATAGAAGGTACCACGTAATAGCTATTCCAATTCGAATAGTTTTGAACTCATTTGGTGACCACAATCCAAATGGAATGATGTATGTATTAAAAGAGAATGAACAGAAAGTAAAAGAGTTAGTCAAAAAAAATCCTTTCTCAACAGTTGATCTCGTTCAGCCTCTTGTAATCAGGGCGAATGAAGGAGAAACAGTGGAAATTTTACTCGAAAATAAACTGCCATTTAACATAGGGATGCATTTTCAGCAAGCGGAGTATGAAGTGGACCGAGCTGACGGAGCGAACGTTGGGTTAAACAAAGATAGTACGGTAGCTCCTCTAGATTCCATTTTATATCGAATAAATGCTGTAAAAGAAGGAACGTATTATTTTTCTGATTTAGGTAATCCTTCAAGCGGTCAAAATGGTTCTAACTCAAATGGCCTGTTCGGAGCATTGTTTGTGGAGAAACGCTTTTCCTGGTGGACAGATCCTGAGACCGGGAAGCCGATGAATAGTGGAGTGTATGCTGATGTTCATCATCCGCTTCTACCCTCATTCAGGGAATACGCATGGATATTTCATGATGAAATGGAAGTAGACGATTTAACGGGGAATAGACCAATCAATCATTTAACTAACCAAGAAGAGGAATCATTTCATGGGGCTAATTATAGATATGAGCCGATAAACAGACGTCAACAGCTAATTGCAGAAGGTGTTGTTGGTCCGAATACGGAAGGGGAAGAAGTCCATCATGATTCATGGGTGTTTGGAGATCCATCCACGCCTATTTTGCGAGGTTATGTTGGAGACCCTGCAAAAATCCGAGTCATGCATGGTGGGACACAAGAAACGCACGTCTTTCATTATCACGTTCATCAATGGTTGAGCGATCCGCAAGACCTCAACTCGGAAATTATTGATTCACAATCTATTAGTCCTCAATCACATTATACTATTGAGCCTTTATATGGTTTAGGATGCTTACAAGGATCTTTTGGAGATGCTATTGTTCACTGTCATCTTTATCCACATTTTGCTGCTGGAATGTGGGGATTGAATCGTGTATTTAATACACTTCAGGATGGAAGTCAGTGCTATCCAAATGGAGTTCCCATAAAATCTTTAAAGCCTTTGCCTGACCGAAAAGCGCCTCCAAAGCCTACAAAAATAAAACCTGGATTCCCAAACTTTATACCTGGTAAAGTTGGGTTTAAGGCACCTCGACCACCGCTTAGTATTAAAGGTGGGCGTGGACTAACAGAGTTAGAACGTCATGCTGCTATTAACAATCCTAGACCCGGAGCAGTATTTACAGATCCTTGCCCTGAAGGGACACCGGAGAAGGAATTTAACATCTCAGTAATCGAGCTGCCGATTATATACAATAAACAAGGTTGGCATGATCCAAAAGGAAGAATTTTTGTTCTCGACGAAGATCTAGAAGATGTTTGTTCAGGAAAAAAAGAACCAGAACCACTAGTGATTCACGCTTCAGCACATACTTGCTTTCACATTAATTTTACGAACAAATTACCCCACATTCTCGACGGTGATGCATTTCAGCTCGTCACAAGAACTTATGAAACTGGATTTCATATCCATTTTGTAAAATTTGATGTTCTTGTAAATGATGGAGGAAATGTCGGATGGAACTATGATTCCTCTGTATTACCCGGAGAAACAATACAGTATTCCTATTACGCAGATGTTGAGTTAAAAGCATGGTTTTTCCATGATCATTTATTTCCAAATGCTCATCAGCAACATGGAGTATTTGGATCAGGTGTAGTTCATCCGCGCTTCTCGAAATTCCTCGATTCAAATTCAGGAGAGAATGTCGATCATGGAACACAGATTACTACTGTCAATCCATTAATTCCTGATTATCGTGACTTTGCATTATTTGTCCAAGACTTCACTATGTTGTTTGATAAAAATGGAAAACCACTCCAACCACCAAAATTTCCAGGTTCCGATGACGACCCCGGACTATTTGGTGTAAACTATAAAAACGAGCCTCTGCAATTTCGTTTAGGACCTGACTGTGAGCCAGCTTATTCCTTCAGTTCCTACGTGAATGGTGATCCGATTACACCAATTTTTAAAGCATACGAAGGTGATTCGATTCGTATACGGGTACTTCAAGGAGCTCAGGAAGAATCACACAGTTTTAATGTTCATGGACTTACCTGGCTAAAAGAGAGAGGCAGTTTGAATTCTAAGTTGGAAGATCAACAACATATCGGTATTTCAGAATCATTTACGATGGAAACGTTTATCCCTCGAGCTGGAGATTACTTATGGGCATTCGAGACTGAAGAAGACTTATGGAATGGACTTTGGGGACTGATTCGAGCATATGACGAAAAAGTACCAGATTTAATACCTTTATCAGATCGTCCAGAGCCATTAAAACGATCGAAGCCACTACCTGAATGTGAAGGAAAAAAGCCACCGCAAGCTGAAAATCCTGTTCTTCATATGGATGTAAACGGACCAATTCGCTATTTTGACATTGTCGCTTTCCAACTACCTATTACTTACAACGATTTCGGAGATCACGATCCCCATGGAATTATTTTTTCATTAAAGGAAGATATGGATGATATATTAAAAGGCACAAAAAAGCCGGAACCTTTAATCATACGTGCAAATGTTGGTGATACAGTAGAAGTTACTTTAACGAGCATGTTGAAATTAGATCTATTCCCCTTCAAAGATGGAATATACCCTTATCCTGAAGTGAAAGAGCAGGCATTTTATCCTCCATCCTTGCGGATCTCGCTTCACCCTCAATTGATTCAGTATGATGTGAAAACTTCTGCAGGAGAAACAGTAGGTTTCAATGGAGACCAAACAGTTGGACCAGGAGAAAAAAGGGTGTACCGATGGTGGGTCGATTCTCAAGTAGGAGCTTGTGGGATGTGGGATATGGCGGATATTCGCAATCATAAATCTCAGGGGGCTTTTGGAGCCTTTATTGCAGAACCACGGGGAACGAAATATCTGGACCCTTATACACTAAAGCCGGTTAAATCAGGAGCTAATGTTGTATTGCGCAATCCTTTCTTACCGGATATTAGAGAGTTTGTCCTGATTATGCATGATGGAGTGAGACTGCTTGATAAAAACGATCAGGTTATTCTCGACCCAATTGATGGAATACTCTTGCCGCCGACAGATGCTGAAGAAGAAGTAGTTGACACTTATGATCAAGGATCGAGGGGCTTTAACTATCGAAGCGAACGATTAATCAACCGCTATAAAAAACATCCTGGACTTCAAGAAGTATTTAGTTCACAATTGTTCGGGGATCCGGCAACCCCGTTGTTTGAATGCTATGCAGGGGAACCGGTGACAATTCGGTTAGTTACGCCTGCAGAAAGAAGAAGATCGCATACTTTTCATCTTCACGGCCACCGCTTTCGCTTTGACGTTATGGATATTGATTCTCGAACAGAATCATTCGTTGGATTCAACGTCGCAGGTGCTAAACGGAACTTAGAATTGTTAGGCGGAGCAGGAGCATATGGAAATTTCCCAGGAGACTATATGTATCGTTCAGGAAATATTCAATGGGATATAGAGCAAGGCATGTGGGGGATTATGAGAGTCCACGATGAGGAAAAAGAACACTTACCCCCGCTAGATCAATAG
- a CDS encoding SCO family protein, which translates to MKVFVSILILAIGFMAFFFLWPKSIDLPNIGKVKEWKLSEVSGNDMSIEKKPKLISFYYTNCPDICPTTMMDLKKLQQLMKEKGISEDQYIILSVTLDPEYDTNKRILEYKNLFEISSPNWLFLRGSEEDTKELTNNFNFYYKKDENGFLTHSTSMYIVDSNDQIRAHHDMAIGSKRVNIEEIANHLQQLIK; encoded by the coding sequence ATGAAAGTATTTGTCAGTATATTGATATTAGCTATAGGTTTTATGGCATTCTTTTTCTTATGGCCAAAATCAATTGATTTACCAAATATTGGCAAAGTTAAAGAGTGGAAACTGTCTGAAGTGAGTGGAAATGATATGTCCATAGAGAAAAAACCAAAGCTTATTTCTTTCTACTATACTAATTGCCCGGATATTTGCCCTACCACCATGATGGACCTAAAAAAATTGCAACAATTAATGAAGGAAAAGGGGATATCAGAAGATCAGTATATTATCCTATCTGTCACGCTGGATCCAGAATATGATACAAATAAGCGGATCCTGGAGTATAAAAATTTATTTGAAATATCAAGCCCTAATTGGTTGTTTTTAAGAGGCTCAGAAGAAGATACAAAAGAATTAACTAATAACTTCAATTTTTACTATAAAAAAGATGAGAATGGATTTCTTACTCACTCCACCTCTATGTATATAGTGGATTCAAATGATCAGATTAGAGCTCATCATGACATGGCGATAGGGAGTAAACGAGTGAATATAGAAGAAATCGCAAATCATTTACAACAGCTAATAAAGTGA
- a CDS encoding PKD domain-containing protein encodes MEVGPINAFDGFPIWYKDENGLRLQLNVDPTDPFSGITPADLPDPSQPVSFPNNYPGEAFYMQAEAEMTTGTGERARLVLALEAAFVNEVPRDDEQVVFGRVRIRVAGLQPNVEYTVTHPYGVDTFIAEPDGEGFGEINFTEDIGGLNGGEFHLALNSRVHPFLQWDPSVAPSAPEGYIGNPAVLHPIVGSLFTDRFGQPQNYFRIEGPRIGIGSPDRSTTPGIDGDNCIETNNFTLLGKISTISGVDVTRATYTQNESLGGLLDVFATSDVTAQTINVTGAGFNSTLLQGSGGQYFTRLRYTGARPPSTITVTNLSDNSNSIKEFVPVDFITASANYDTDTQDLIISATSSDSIGAPILSIADFGLGEIIIPSDGNSTTNLTFAPSIVRINSTAGGKSSIPVTVTGSPDGPIPVAANAGEDETVIFGSTVTLNGSNSTGVITSFSWTQLSGTPITLTGSNTPTPTFIAPNSTTTLVFELTVEGEGGPSTATVNVSVIEFAPIPIAIAGPDQTVPIGSVVTLAGNATGSVTSYQWEQISGFPVQLTNANTSTATFTFPAQSTTLSFRLTVSGPGGTSSDDIQITSFPENLTVTRAEFRTGDTEWRITGTSNVTGPEVIISIYIGNVSGGRLLSQVPVDTLGEWEYRVAGSTVQPDETRAISIQSSSGGTLNNVPLNIRN; translated from the coding sequence ATGGAAGTTGGACCGATTAACGCTTTTGATGGATTTCCTATATGGTATAAAGATGAAAATGGTTTACGGCTTCAACTAAACGTTGACCCTACTGATCCATTCTCTGGTATCACTCCTGCTGATTTACCAGATCCATCACAACCAGTCTCTTTCCCAAATAATTATCCAGGAGAGGCTTTTTATATGCAGGCCGAAGCTGAAATGACAACGGGTACGGGTGAAAGAGCTAGGCTCGTTTTGGCATTAGAAGCTGCATTCGTAAATGAAGTTCCTAGAGACGATGAACAGGTTGTGTTTGGTAGAGTACGTATTCGTGTTGCAGGATTACAGCCAAATGTAGAATATACGGTTACACATCCTTATGGAGTTGACACATTCATCGCTGAACCAGATGGAGAAGGCTTCGGAGAAATTAATTTTACTGAAGATATTGGAGGATTAAACGGCGGCGAGTTTCATCTTGCACTGAATAGTCGTGTGCACCCTTTCTTACAATGGGATCCGTCGGTAGCACCAAGTGCCCCAGAAGGATATATTGGCAACCCTGCTGTTTTACATCCAATTGTCGGAAGTTTATTTACTGATCGATTCGGTCAGCCTCAAAACTATTTTCGTATTGAAGGTCCCAGAATCGGGATCGGCTCACCAGATCGTTCAACTACCCCAGGAATTGACGGAGATAACTGTATTGAAACGAACAACTTTACGTTATTAGGTAAAATCTCAACAATTTCAGGTGTTGATGTAACAAGAGCTACTTACACACAAAACGAAAGTTTAGGCGGATTGTTAGATGTATTCGCTACCTCTGACGTTACTGCTCAAACTATTAATGTTACTGGAGCTGGTTTTAACTCTACATTATTACAAGGTAGCGGCGGCCAATATTTTACTCGTCTTCGTTATACGGGGGCACGTCCTCCCAGTACTATTACAGTTACAAATTTAAGTGATAATTCTAACAGTATAAAAGAATTTGTCCCAGTTGACTTTATTACGGCATCAGCAAACTATGACACGGATACTCAAGACCTTATTATCAGCGCTACATCTAGCGATTCAATTGGTGCACCTATTTTATCAATAGCAGACTTTGGCCTTGGTGAAATAATCATTCCATCAGATGGGAATAGTACGACAAATCTTACTTTTGCACCATCCATTGTGAGGATTAACTCAACTGCAGGAGGAAAAAGTTCTATTCCGGTAACTGTGACAGGGTCACCAGATGGTCCGATTCCTGTAGCAGCCAATGCCGGTGAAGATGAAACAGTCATTTTCGGTTCTACGGTTACCCTTAACGGATCTAACTCGACTGGAGTTATTACATCTTTCAGTTGGACTCAGCTTTCAGGTACACCAATTACATTAACAGGAAGTAATACTCCAACACCAACCTTTATAGCACCTAATTCAACTACAACTCTTGTATTTGAATTAACTGTTGAAGGTGAAGGTGGTCCATCCACAGCCACAGTGAATGTTTCAGTAATAGAGTTTGCACCAATACCTATTGCAATTGCAGGACCTGATCAAACCGTTCCAATAGGATCAGTCGTAACGTTGGCGGGGAATGCAACAGGCAGTGTTACAAGCTATCAATGGGAACAAATCTCTGGGTTTCCGGTTCAGTTAACCAATGCGAACACATCAACAGCTACCTTTACCTTTCCTGCACAATCAACAACCCTATCTTTCCGATTAACCGTTAGTGGTCCTGGAGGCACTTCGTCTGACGACATCCAAATAACAAGCTTCCCCGAAAACCTTACTGTGACTCGAGCAGAATTTCGAACTGGGGATACTGAATGGCGAATTACTGGAACATCGAATGTGACTGGTCCTGAAGTCATCATTTCCATCTATATCGGTAATGTGTCGGGAGGTCGTCTACTCTCACAAGTGCCAGTAGATACGCTTGGAGAATGGGAGTATCGAGTAGCAGGATCTACCGTACAACCTGATGAAACAAGAGCAATTTCGATTCAATCTAGCTCGGGTGGAACACTCAATAATGTCCCACTCAATATTCGTAATTAG
- a CDS encoding collagen-like protein encodes MDQCPKCNEQYCKCELGSRGPRGYQGPPGPKGEQGPPGPKGEQGPPGPRGPKGDTGRGKQGPEGLRGPRGYDGPPGPSGGPPGPRGEQGPPGLKGEQGPPGPRGERGPAGTLDSAYGFAYSESESFVSGDVKFIIAGPLQDVELKRDGLAVAKAGVYQISYKVILETNDETNIPSKFQIKINDAVKVASSTTQSTTSTTLTSTELFSLLEGDIVKLVAELQEGFSYRLATLLIIQVG; translated from the coding sequence ATGGATCAATGTCCAAAATGCAACGAGCAGTATTGTAAATGCGAACTTGGATCAAGAGGACCAAGAGGATATCAAGGCCCTCCAGGACCAAAGGGTGAACAAGGTCCCCCAGGGCCAAAAGGGGAACAAGGCCCTCCAGGACCAAGAGGACCAAAAGGAGATACAGGACGTGGTAAACAAGGACCAGAAGGACTAAGAGGACCAAGAGGCTATGATGGCCCTCCAGGACCTAGTGGTGGGCCCCCAGGACCAAGGGGTGAACAAGGTCCTCCAGGATTAAAAGGGGAACAAGGCCCTCCAGGACCAAGAGGAGAACGAGGACCGGCCGGTACCTTAGATTCAGCTTATGGATTTGCCTATTCCGAATCTGAAAGTTTTGTATCTGGTGATGTGAAATTTATCATTGCTGGTCCATTACAAGATGTTGAATTAAAACGTGATGGCCTTGCGGTGGCAAAAGCTGGGGTATATCAAATTAGCTATAAAGTAATATTGGAAACAAATGATGAAACGAACATTCCTTCAAAGTTTCAAATCAAAATCAATGATGCTGTTAAGGTAGCCTCATCAACGACACAATCTACTACTTCTACTACTCTAACTTCCACTGAATTATTTTCTTTATTGGAAGGAGACATTGTTAAGCTAGTTGCAGAATTACAGGAAGGTTTTAGTTATAGATTGGCAACATTATTAATTATACAAGTTGGATAA
- a CDS encoding ABC-F family ATP-binding cassette domain-containing protein, giving the protein MIAVSNVSLRFGDRKLFEDVNIKFTPGNCYGLIGANGAGKSTFIKILSGEIEPQEGNVIMNPDERLAILKQNHFEYEEYTVLETVIMGHKRLYEVMNEKNAIYMKEDFSDEDGMRAAELEGEFADLNGWEAESEAAILLQGLGIPDSMHQKKMSELTGSEKVKVLLSQALFGKPDVLLLDEPTNHLDIKAIKWLEDFLINFENTVIVVSHDRHFLNKVCTHIADLDFSKIQVYVGNYDFWYESSQLALKMSQDQNSKKEEKIKELQAFIARFSANASKSKQATSRKKMLDKIELDDIKPSSRKYPYVNFAMKREIGNDVLQVQDLGYTFEGEKLFSQINFTMNKDDKIILIGDELAKSALLRILAEEEEPQEGSIRWGVTTSRAYFPLDNAKYFEGSEATLVDWLRQYSPEDESETFLRGFLGRMLFSGEEVKKKPSVLSGGEKVRCMLSKMMLSESNVLLLDEPTNHLDLESIQALNNGLIAFKGAMIFTSHDHQFIQTIANRVIEIKEDGSILDKQLSYDEYLEWKEQQ; this is encoded by the coding sequence ATGATTGCAGTAAGTAATGTTAGTCTTCGTTTTGGTGACCGTAAGTTATTTGAAGACGTAAATATAAAATTCACTCCAGGTAACTGTTATGGATTAATCGGTGCTAATGGAGCAGGAAAATCAACATTTATAAAAATTCTCTCTGGGGAAATAGAGCCTCAAGAGGGTAACGTAATTATGAACCCTGATGAACGTCTAGCGATTTTAAAACAAAATCACTTTGAGTACGAGGAATATACTGTTTTAGAAACAGTAATAATGGGTCATAAACGTTTATATGAAGTAATGAATGAAAAAAATGCTATATACATGAAAGAAGACTTTTCCGATGAAGATGGCATGCGAGCAGCTGAATTGGAAGGCGAATTTGCTGATTTGAATGGCTGGGAAGCAGAATCCGAAGCAGCTATCCTTTTACAAGGTTTAGGAATTCCAGATAGCATGCATCAAAAGAAAATGTCTGAGTTAACTGGTTCTGAAAAAGTAAAAGTGTTATTATCTCAAGCATTATTTGGTAAGCCAGATGTTCTTTTACTGGATGAGCCAACTAACCATTTAGACATTAAAGCTATAAAGTGGTTAGAGGACTTTCTTATTAATTTTGAGAACACAGTTATTGTTGTGTCCCATGACCGACATTTCTTAAACAAAGTATGTACACATATTGCTGATTTAGACTTTAGTAAAATTCAAGTTTATGTTGGTAACTATGATTTCTGGTATGAGTCAAGTCAACTTGCCCTTAAAATGTCGCAAGATCAGAATAGTAAAAAAGAAGAGAAAATTAAAGAACTACAGGCATTTATTGCTCGATTTAGTGCAAATGCTTCCAAATCAAAACAAGCAACTTCTCGTAAAAAAATGTTAGATAAAATTGAACTAGATGATATCAAGCCTTCTTCACGTAAGTATCCATATGTAAACTTTGCGATGAAACGAGAAATCGGTAATGATGTTCTTCAAGTTCAGGACTTGGGGTACACATTTGAAGGAGAAAAATTATTTTCTCAAATAAATTTCACAATGAATAAAGATGACAAAATTATTCTTATTGGTGATGAATTAGCTAAATCTGCTTTACTTCGAATTCTTGCTGAGGAGGAGGAACCACAAGAAGGCTCCATTCGTTGGGGTGTAACTACTTCACGTGCATACTTCCCTCTAGACAATGCTAAATATTTTGAAGGTAGCGAAGCTACACTTGTAGATTGGTTACGCCAGTACTCTCCAGAGGACGAAAGTGAAACATTCCTTCGAGGATTTTTAGGACGTATGTTATTCTCTGGTGAAGAAGTGAAGAAAAAACCATCTGTCCTCTCAGGAGGAGAAAAAGTTCGCTGTATGTTATCCAAAATGATGCTATCCGAATCAAATGTTCTACTTCTTGACGAGCCAACAAACCATTTAGATCTCGAATCAATTCAAGCATTAAATAATGGACTAATAGCATTTAAAGGCGCAATGATATTTACATCTCATGACCATCAATTCATTCAAACGATTGCAAATCGTGTTATTGAAATTAAAGAAGACGGTTCAATCTTAGATAAGCAGTTATCATATGATGAATATTTGGAATGGAAAGAACAACAATAA
- a CDS encoding S-adenosylmethionine decarboxylase related protein, whose product MNVNHTVISILGSSGGVAKSILSVLNQSVSDTEDPIHFHIKHSKIHLIDQKQREESYFTNLFPNLMNQFEIHQFDLNDINYFRNHLKQSMTTVVIDVSRADTVKMLKICDQLGIKYVNTALENTIIDGDEEQDERFGLIERLKILEKKKDLLNNSTSIIGSGMNPGVVQWMAIELLNMHASEGKALGCYIVEHDNTFYKNDKIAKENVIYTTWSPESFLDEAILNYPMFMKQHTPHFLYEKVYNIEYKVTLGDKQFYGCLMPHEEVLTLGKQFDFECGFLYKVNDHTTELIRSNIDELDKLWGLEKKVMDPLESPLIGEDLIGVLLVYEDKECFIYNIGNNNEILKKFKTNATYFQVACGVYASLAVLLLDQIPKGSYYVDELLLKTSNHYGKYLSYYMTDFVIGENNQSDGLLHQRLNRP is encoded by the coding sequence GTGAATGTTAATCATACAGTGATATCAATACTGGGGAGTAGTGGAGGGGTTGCAAAGTCCATACTCTCTGTTTTAAATCAGTCGGTGAGTGATACAGAGGATCCAATTCATTTTCATATAAAGCATAGTAAGATTCATTTAATTGATCAAAAGCAAAGAGAGGAATCCTATTTTACTAATTTGTTTCCTAATTTAATGAACCAATTCGAAATCCATCAATTTGATTTAAATGATATAAATTATTTTAGGAATCATCTCAAACAATCGATGACAACTGTAGTTATAGATGTTTCTCGTGCAGATACTGTTAAAATGCTTAAAATTTGTGATCAATTAGGTATTAAATATGTAAACACAGCACTAGAGAATACAATAATTGATGGAGATGAAGAGCAAGACGAAAGATTTGGGTTAATTGAGCGATTAAAAATTCTAGAAAAGAAGAAAGATTTATTAAATAATTCCACTTCTATAATTGGTTCTGGAATGAATCCGGGAGTAGTGCAATGGATGGCTATTGAGTTACTAAATATGCATGCATCAGAAGGTAAAGCTCTTGGTTGTTATATTGTTGAACATGACAATACATTTTATAAAAACGATAAAATAGCTAAAGAGAATGTCATTTATACTACATGGTCCCCTGAAAGCTTTTTAGATGAGGCTATATTAAACTATCCTATGTTTATGAAGCAACACACTCCCCATTTCTTATATGAAAAGGTTTATAATATTGAATATAAGGTGACGTTAGGGGACAAACAGTTTTATGGATGCTTAATGCCGCATGAGGAAGTACTCACATTAGGTAAGCAATTTGATTTTGAGTGTGGGTTTTTATATAAGGTAAATGACCATACAACCGAGTTAATCCGTTCGAATATAGATGAATTGGATAAGCTTTGGGGTTTGGAAAAGAAAGTAATGGATCCTCTCGAATCGCCTTTAATTGGAGAAGATTTAATTGGCGTGCTTCTTGTTTATGAGGATAAAGAATGTTTTATATACAATATAGGAAATAATAATGAGATTTTAAAAAAATTCAAAACGAATGCAACCTACTTTCAAGTAGCTTGCGGAGTTTATGCATCATTAGCAGTATTGCTTTTAGACCAAATACCCAAAGGTTCGTATTATGTTGATGAGCTATTGTTGAAAACGAGTAATCATTATGGCAAATATCTTTCCTATTATATGACTGATTTTGTAATAGGTGAAAATAATCAATCAGATGGACTTTTACATCAAAGACTAAATAGACCATAG
- a CDS encoding YkvA family protein, whose product MSFELKKDIPAYEEQKDFYEKLRVKMTDFLESKTGKASKFAPYLLFAPDLFHLLVKAMVDNRIDTKSKTLIGSGILYFITPIDVLPEGLVGPGGFIDDIIVATFVINMLLNKFSPDIIEEHWAGDHKLLDALKKISESSNSLLGKLPARSLLSRLLKTAK is encoded by the coding sequence ATGAGCTTTGAACTAAAAAAAGATATACCAGCTTATGAGGAACAGAAAGATTTTTATGAAAAGTTACGTGTAAAAATGACGGATTTCTTAGAAAGTAAAACAGGAAAAGCGAGTAAATTCGCTCCCTATTTATTATTTGCTCCTGATCTTTTTCATTTATTAGTTAAAGCAATGGTTGATAATCGTATTGATACTAAAAGCAAGACTTTGATTGGTAGTGGAATATTATATTTTATTACTCCAATCGATGTGTTGCCAGAAGGTTTAGTTGGTCCAGGTGGCTTTATTGATGATATTATTGTTGCCACGTTTGTAATTAATATGTTATTAAATAAATTTTCCCCTGACATTATTGAAGAGCATTGGGCAGGGGATCATAAGTTGTTAGATGCTTTAAAGAAAATATCTGAGTCAAGTAATTCGTTGCTCGGTAAGCTTCCTGCAAGATCTTTGCTTAGCAGATTGTTGAAGACTGCAAAATAA